From Podospora bellae-mahoneyi strain CBS 112042 chromosome 5, whole genome shotgun sequence:
TTCAGCCCCTCGCACATGACAATCAAAAAACAACTTACGGTCAGTAGCGCTGTAAGCCCCAGGGAACGACACCTGGTTCCTCGGGCTGTACGTCCCAGACCCGCCAGTAACAGTAATTTgctgccatcaccatcagtctcccctcccctcctcttaCCCACGAAGAAAACAGAGAAAACTCACCGCACAACTGATATAAAACTGCGCCCCGCCCGCGCTCCCCGCCGAGTGCAGAGCAATATGCTCCGCCCTCAACAAATAATCCCCATTCTGCAAACACCTCGGAATCGGCACATTAATACTCCTCGCCCCGTTGCTAGGCCAAGTCATGCTCCCCCCTAGATTCGGCCTGTCTTGATAAATCTTACTCCAGACCTTACCGCTCCCGTCCCAGGTCGCCGCTGTTTGGCCGGCGGGAACCTTGGCGATGTAGACTGCCATCGGGCCCGGGTGGGAGATGGACGCTTTGGCGTTGTAGGCCAGGGTTGAACCGGCGGCGACAGTGTATGTTCCAGGGGCACCGGAGCCGGGGCGAAGCTGGTAGCAGCGGATGTCGGGGGAGTTGACGTTTGTGACGGGGCCGTTGGATTGGTAGTTGGAGGTTTGGCGGACGTATTGCCAGTCGGGGGTGTTGGCTATGCTTGGGAAGGTGTCTTGGGGAGGTTAGTTGGGTTgaaggttgaagaggggggaggcggatgatgagAAAGGGAGTTCGTACAGTGTGCctctgcggcggcggccgtgaggacggcgaggg
This genomic window contains:
- a CDS encoding hypothetical protein (EggNog:ENOG503P2DG; COG:G; CAZy:AA9); this translates as MKHDLDFLRLKSSGGRYSPRGPLEAQNVPLRVVLPSAYKLKPVTPKMKLSTTLAVLTAAAAEAHYTFPSIANTPDWQYVRQTSNYQSNGPVTNVNSPDIRCYQLRPGSGAPGTYTVAAGSTLAYNAKASISHPGPMAVYIAKVPAGQTAATWDGSGKVWSKIYQDRPNLGGSMTWPSNGARSINVPIPRCLQNGDYLLRAEHIALHSAGSAGGAQFYISCAQITVTGGSGTYSPRNQVSFPGAYSATDPGIMINIYYPVPTSYTPPGPAVETC